In Stigmatella erecta, a genomic segment contains:
- the bioA gene encoding adenosylmethionine--8-amino-7-oxononanoate transaminase: MTREAIVALDKRHVWHPYTAMETYIRDTRPLVVAGAEGAYLTDVDGRRYLDANSSWWVSTLGHRHPRLVRALVEQVGVLGHVSLAGITHAPAARLAAELVALAPGAGQEEVPPGERLSRVFYVDNGSTAVEVAIKMAAQYWAQNGRPRRTRFITLSGAFHGETVGATSVGGMPEFREVFGPLLFDVVHVPSPAEEGGWERAFAEVERALKAFPDEVAGVILEPVVQGAAGMQVYAPAFVRAVREATRAVDTFLIADEVFTGLGRAGARFACELAGVVPDLLCLAKALSGGLLPFAATLATERVFSGFLGGRERALYYGHSYCGNPLGAAVAREVLAVYRDEDVLGQVARKAPRVKAAFEAMAERVPGVVRPRAQGMVGAVDLGGGGYLSGKGWRVYEAALKRGLYLRPLGDTVYIAPPLNIPEATLEELLNGVEESLREASAG; the protein is encoded by the coding sequence CTGACCCGGGAGGCCATCGTCGCGCTGGACAAGCGGCACGTGTGGCACCCCTACACCGCGATGGAGACCTACATCCGGGACACGCGCCCGCTCGTGGTGGCCGGGGCCGAGGGCGCCTACCTGACGGATGTGGACGGCCGGCGCTACCTGGACGCGAACAGCTCGTGGTGGGTGTCCACGCTGGGGCACCGGCACCCGCGGCTGGTGCGGGCGCTGGTGGAGCAGGTGGGAGTGCTGGGGCACGTGTCGCTTGCGGGCATCACCCACGCGCCCGCGGCGCGGCTGGCCGCGGAGCTGGTGGCGCTGGCGCCGGGGGCGGGGCAGGAGGAGGTGCCCCCGGGCGAGCGGCTCTCGCGGGTGTTCTACGTGGACAACGGGAGCACGGCGGTGGAGGTGGCCATCAAGATGGCGGCGCAGTACTGGGCGCAGAACGGGCGGCCCCGGCGCACGCGCTTCATCACCCTGTCGGGGGCCTTCCACGGCGAGACGGTGGGGGCCACGAGCGTGGGCGGCATGCCCGAGTTCCGGGAGGTGTTCGGGCCGCTGCTGTTCGACGTGGTGCACGTGCCCTCGCCGGCGGAGGAGGGCGGGTGGGAGCGGGCCTTCGCGGAGGTGGAGCGGGCGCTGAAGGCGTTCCCGGACGAGGTGGCGGGCGTCATCCTGGAGCCGGTGGTGCAGGGGGCCGCGGGGATGCAGGTGTACGCGCCGGCGTTCGTGCGGGCGGTGCGCGAGGCGACGCGGGCGGTGGACACGTTCCTCATCGCCGACGAGGTGTTCACGGGGCTGGGGCGCGCGGGGGCGCGCTTCGCGTGTGAGCTGGCGGGGGTGGTGCCGGACCTGCTGTGCCTGGCGAAGGCGCTGAGCGGGGGGCTGCTGCCCTTCGCGGCCACGCTGGCCACGGAGCGGGTGTTCTCGGGCTTCCTGGGCGGGCGCGAGCGGGCGCTGTACTACGGGCACTCGTACTGCGGGAACCCGCTGGGGGCCGCGGTGGCGCGCGAGGTGCTGGCGGTGTACCGGGACGAGGACGTGCTGGGTCAGGTAGCGCGCAAGGCGCCGCGGGTGAAGGCGGCCTTCGAGGCCATGGCGGAGCGGGTGCCGGGCGTGGTGCGGCCGCGGGCGCAGGGCATGGTGGGCGCGGTGGACCTGGGCGGGGGCGGGTACCTGTCCGGCAAGGGCTGGCGCGTGTACGAGGCGGCCCTGAAGCGGGGGCTGTACCTGCGGCCGCTGGGGGACACGGTCTACATCGCCCCGCCGCTGAACATCCCGGAGGCCACGCTGGAGGAGCTGCTGAACGGCGTGGAGGAGAGCCTGCGCGAGGCCTCGGCCGGGTAA
- a CDS encoding DUF2378 family protein, with the protein MTQRSPSAASLSQAMETEYARRIALATPTDTARGLFFNGVLSAVITFGGEPALKQCHARLNDKRFERRFIDFSSYPVSDFLRLSLAASQILTSQLGSPETTQRRLGMQATRDFLSSMAGRTVLLLSGDSPKRLLDKIPNAYRSAVSYGERTVTMMGDKAARVVFTRDFMLPHYNEGVLSAVLESVNARNPRVHSRAIGPMDSEYELAWD; encoded by the coding sequence ATGACTCAACGCAGCCCCTCGGCAGCGTCCCTCTCTCAGGCCATGGAGACCGAATACGCCCGGCGCATCGCCCTGGCCACCCCCACGGACACCGCCCGGGGGCTGTTCTTCAACGGGGTGCTGTCGGCCGTCATCACCTTCGGCGGCGAGCCCGCCCTGAAGCAGTGCCACGCCCGGCTCAACGACAAGCGCTTCGAGCGGCGCTTCATCGACTTCTCCAGCTACCCCGTCTCGGACTTCCTGCGCCTGTCGCTGGCCGCCTCGCAGATTCTCACCTCGCAGCTCGGCAGCCCGGAGACGACCCAGCGCCGCCTGGGCATGCAGGCCACGCGCGACTTCCTCAGCTCCATGGCGGGGCGCACCGTGCTGCTGCTCTCGGGTGACTCGCCCAAGCGCCTGCTGGACAAGATTCCCAACGCCTACCGCTCCGCGGTGAGCTACGGCGAGCGCACCGTGACGATGATGGGCGACAAGGCCGCGCGCGTCGTCTTCACGCGCGACTTCATGCTCCCGCACTACAACGAGGGCGTGCTGAGCGCCGTGCTGGAGTCCGTCAACGCCCGCAACCCCCGCGTCCACTCGCGCGCCATCGGCCCGATGGACTCCGAGTACGAGCTGGCCTGGGACTGA
- a CDS encoding GNAT family N-acetyltransferase — translation MLDPSIRVQVLDSITDVPAAQWDALAGADAPPFIRHAWLAAMEESGSAQEETGWAPHHLTLWRGPTLVAASPAYFKFHSMGEYIYDFAWAQVAQRLGVAYYPKLLLGAPLSPATAPRFLIAPGENVSDARHAILEAAIESAREEGCSSVHVLYPTEEEADFLERAGMARRLTLQFHWKNPGYQSYEDYLSRFTSKRRNQFKRERGAAAGQGITLRTVPGSELGPEHARRAHGFYAATCERHAWGQVQLTPDFFARVFRAMPEAMEMVEAVRGGKVVAGAFNAVTKERLYGRYWGCFEEHPFLHFNVCLYHSVEESIRAGRKVFEPGAGGEHKVARGFEPTAVHSAHLLFDPRLDRTIRDALRRERAHLALAVEEAERLAGLKPWPLEGV, via the coding sequence GTGCTCGATCCGTCCATCCGCGTCCAGGTGCTCGACTCCATCACCGACGTGCCCGCCGCGCAGTGGGATGCGCTGGCGGGTGCCGATGCGCCCCCCTTCATCCGGCACGCCTGGCTGGCCGCCATGGAGGAGAGCGGCAGCGCCCAGGAGGAGACAGGCTGGGCGCCCCACCACCTCACGCTGTGGCGCGGCCCCACGCTCGTGGCCGCCTCCCCCGCCTACTTCAAGTTCCACAGCATGGGCGAGTACATCTACGACTTCGCCTGGGCCCAGGTGGCCCAGCGCCTGGGCGTGGCGTACTACCCGAAGCTGCTCCTGGGCGCCCCGCTGTCGCCGGCCACCGCGCCGCGCTTCCTCATCGCCCCCGGGGAGAACGTGAGCGATGCGCGCCACGCCATCCTGGAGGCCGCCATCGAGAGCGCGCGCGAGGAGGGCTGCTCCTCGGTGCACGTGCTCTACCCCACCGAGGAGGAGGCGGACTTCCTGGAGCGCGCCGGCATGGCGCGGAGGCTCACGCTGCAGTTCCACTGGAAGAACCCCGGCTACCAGAGCTACGAGGACTACCTGTCGCGCTTCACCTCCAAGCGCCGCAACCAGTTCAAGCGCGAGCGCGGCGCCGCGGCCGGGCAGGGCATCACCCTGCGCACCGTGCCGGGCAGCGAGCTGGGCCCGGAGCACGCCCGGCGCGCCCATGGCTTCTACGCCGCCACGTGCGAGCGCCACGCCTGGGGCCAGGTGCAGCTCACCCCGGACTTCTTCGCCCGCGTGTTCCGCGCCATGCCCGAGGCCATGGAGATGGTGGAGGCGGTGCGCGGGGGCAAGGTGGTGGCCGGGGCCTTCAACGCGGTGACGAAGGAGCGGCTCTACGGGCGGTACTGGGGCTGCTTCGAGGAGCACCCCTTCCTGCACTTCAACGTCTGCCTGTACCACTCGGTGGAGGAGAGCATCCGCGCGGGGCGCAAGGTGTTCGAGCCCGGCGCGGGCGGCGAGCACAAGGTGGCGCGCGGCTTCGAGCCCACCGCCGTGCACAGCGCCCACCTGCTCTTCGACCCGCGGCTGGACCGCACCATCCGGGACGCCCTGCGCCGCGAGCGCGCCCACCTGGCGCTCGCCGTGGAGGAGGCCGAGCGGCTCGCCGGCCTCAAGCCCTGGCCCCTGGAGGGTGTGTAA
- a CDS encoding suppressor of fused domain protein: MKAPETEEDFVQWYEDCWADRDEVEYPKLFGAISEEVFTLDQTDALQAWLESDLSQVKELDPNWGPMGVRVAPPSEQYPYWTYVTSGLSNPFTVAPGAEVDEAAPSGIGYEMVIHTAEEAQWPVLRLLDMMAYNLVCLRAFALNHRYPVEGSLTGGETKLNGFVFVRDTSRPAEFTLPSGKVQLLTLVGTTRNEMAFSRSNGMDKLMAKLHDAGAGLVTRPEREEVKL, from the coding sequence ATGAAAGCCCCCGAGACCGAAGAGGATTTCGTCCAGTGGTATGAGGACTGCTGGGCGGACCGCGACGAGGTGGAGTACCCGAAGCTGTTCGGGGCCATCAGCGAAGAGGTATTCACGCTGGACCAGACGGACGCCCTGCAGGCCTGGCTCGAGAGCGACCTGTCCCAGGTGAAGGAGCTGGACCCGAACTGGGGCCCCATGGGCGTGCGCGTGGCGCCGCCGAGCGAGCAGTACCCCTACTGGACCTACGTGACGAGTGGCCTGTCCAACCCCTTCACCGTGGCCCCTGGCGCGGAGGTGGACGAGGCAGCCCCCAGCGGCATCGGCTACGAGATGGTCATCCACACCGCCGAGGAGGCGCAGTGGCCGGTGCTCCGGCTGCTGGACATGATGGCCTACAACCTGGTGTGCCTGCGCGCCTTCGCCCTCAACCACCGCTACCCGGTGGAGGGCTCGCTCACCGGCGGCGAGACGAAGCTCAACGGCTTCGTCTTCGTGCGGGACACCTCGCGCCCCGCCGAGTTCACCCTGCCCTCGGGCAAGGTGCAGCTGCTCACGCTGGTGGGCACCACGCGCAACGAGATGGCCTTCAGCCGCTCCAACGGCATGGACAAGCTGATGGCCAAGCTCCATGACGCGGGCGCCGGCCTCGTCACCCGCCCGGAGCGCGAGGAAGTGAAGCTGTAG
- a CDS encoding DUF2243 domain-containing protein gives MSGPRQGPLVSAGVLLGVGLGGFVDGIVLHQLLQWHNMLSSLLPPDDLVRAKVNMFWDGLFHAFTWLMTAGGLGLLWRAGQRADVPWSTRTLLGALLGGWGLFNTVEGLIDHQLLGVHHVKPGPHALAWDLGFLAFGVLLLVGGGALIRAGREDRTPRGGAATASLPRAPGG, from the coding sequence ATGAGCGGCCCGAGGCAGGGGCCGCTGGTGTCCGCCGGGGTGCTGCTGGGGGTGGGGCTGGGCGGCTTCGTGGATGGCATCGTCCTGCACCAGCTGCTGCAGTGGCACAACATGCTCTCCAGCCTCCTGCCGCCGGATGACCTGGTGCGCGCCAAGGTGAACATGTTCTGGGATGGCCTCTTCCACGCCTTCACCTGGCTGATGACGGCGGGGGGCCTGGGGCTGCTGTGGCGCGCGGGCCAGCGCGCGGATGTGCCCTGGTCCACGCGCACGCTCCTGGGCGCGCTGCTCGGGGGCTGGGGCCTGTTCAACACCGTGGAGGGGCTCATCGACCACCAGCTCCTCGGCGTGCACCACGTGAAGCCCGGGCCGCACGCGCTGGCGTGGGACCTGGGCTTCCTGGCCTTCGGCGTGCTGCTGCTCGTGGGCGGCGGGGCGCTCATCCGCGCGGGACGCGAGGACCGCACCCCGCGCGGAGGGGCCGCTACAGCTTCACTTCCTCGCGCTCCGGGCGGGTGA